In Laspinema palackyanum D2c, a genomic segment contains:
- a CDS encoding DGQHR domain-containing protein has translation MNPPRKPATDLANKILEQENSDREALALLLDRHLSRSDRLLVQKTQMGNTEAFIGSVTLEWLSSRVRFASQLPLFQKKYDPQTDNVVRDRETIDELLQRPLDWSRQAALTLYLVARKNHKFPALLVVQSPAWVDNPDAPEWDKTGRSRQSSCDFISLDKDNTIGLLELSEKIAIFALDGQHRLMGVQGLMELIKTGRLQRYNKNKKPVGAAITIDDLKEQYQVESAHLQKLASERIGIEFIPAVLEGETRDEARRRVRSIFVHVNLMAVNLSKGQLAVLNEDDGFSIIARKVAVTHPLLKEQKKRNARVNWDSATVAAKSTVLTTLQALKDMSERYLGPKFPQWQPANKKGFIPIRPEDDELEEGLREFEALFDGLSSLVSYQQLESGTETPEMRRFSHEKGNGDGNLLFRPIGQIALAQAMGILVFEKGFSLKELIEKLQEFDVDGGFSGMEYPRSLWYGVLYDPSKRRVLVSGRDLAAKLLVYILGGIEDDYERANLRKALADARTFEGKAVSFEGKFVKPKEVGLPEVL, from the coding sequence ATGAACCCTCCCCGGAAACCAGCAACGGACCTTGCCAATAAAATCCTGGAACAGGAAAACAGCGATCGCGAAGCGTTGGCGTTATTGCTGGATCGCCATCTCTCCCGTAGCGATCGCCTCCTGGTTCAGAAAACCCAGATGGGGAATACCGAGGCATTTATTGGATCCGTCACCTTAGAATGGTTAAGCAGTCGGGTTCGTTTCGCCTCCCAACTGCCACTCTTTCAGAAAAAGTATGACCCCCAAACCGATAATGTTGTCCGGGACCGGGAAACCATTGACGAACTGCTACAACGTCCCCTAGATTGGTCCCGCCAAGCAGCTTTGACCCTGTATTTAGTGGCACGAAAAAACCATAAATTTCCGGCATTGTTGGTCGTACAAAGTCCGGCGTGGGTGGATAATCCCGATGCGCCAGAGTGGGATAAAACTGGGCGATCGCGTCAATCTAGTTGTGACTTCATTTCCTTAGACAAAGACAACACCATCGGACTCTTAGAACTGTCTGAAAAAATTGCAATTTTTGCCTTAGATGGTCAACATCGACTGATGGGAGTCCAGGGATTAATGGAACTGATTAAAACCGGACGACTCCAACGCTATAACAAAAACAAAAAACCCGTAGGTGCGGCAATTACCATCGATGATTTAAAAGAGCAATATCAAGTCGAATCGGCACATCTGCAAAAATTAGCCTCCGAAAGAATCGGCATCGAATTCATTCCCGCAGTCTTGGAAGGAGAAACACGAGATGAAGCAAGGCGGAGGGTTCGGTCGATTTTCGTTCATGTTAACCTGATGGCCGTCAACCTGAGTAAAGGACAACTCGCGGTCCTGAATGAAGATGACGGATTTTCAATTATAGCGCGGAAAGTTGCGGTCACTCATCCCTTATTGAAAGAACAAAAGAAACGGAATGCGCGGGTGAATTGGGATAGTGCTACGGTTGCTGCTAAATCAACGGTTTTAACTACCCTTCAGGCGCTTAAGGATATGTCCGAACGCTACTTGGGCCCGAAGTTTCCCCAGTGGCAACCTGCGAATAAAAAAGGATTTATTCCGATTCGTCCAGAAGATGACGAACTAGAGGAAGGTTTACGGGAATTTGAAGCATTATTTGATGGATTATCCAGCTTAGTCAGCTATCAGCAACTTGAATCGGGAACCGAAACTCCAGAAATGCGCCGATTTAGTCATGAAAAAGGCAACGGCGATGGGAATTTACTCTTTCGTCCCATTGGACAAATTGCCTTAGCGCAAGCGATGGGAATTTTAGTGTTTGAGAAAGGGTTTTCCCTGAAAGAGTTGATTGAGAAGTTGCAGGAATTTGATGTGGATGGGGGATTTAGTGGGATGGAATATCCCCGGTCCCTTTGGTATGGGGTGTTGTATGACCCGAGTAAAAGGCGGGTGTTAGTTTCGGGTCGGGATTTAGCGGCGAAATTGTTAGTTTATATTTTAGGGGGAATTGAGGATGATTATGAACGCGCCAATCTTCGCAAAGCGTTAGCGGATGCGCGTACTTTTGAAGGGAAAGCAGTCAGTTTTGAGGGAAAATTTGTGAAACCGAAGGAGGTGGGTTTGCCGGAGGTTTTGTAA
- a CDS encoding DNA phosphorothioation-associated protein 4: MGAYRIKVAKDKADLVTSLTSSDNKTGVFRHFTDVLVFAAALGAKRKKRVPLGAISKTEPGPIDIDTFVTKGYDLVIKLLAIAETKDSKIIAPNDPDSEEKRAHIFEEYANGGLEILREELRGAVDYTERILLILLSERFKKTTSEPDDFDLSRFL; this comes from the coding sequence ATGGGTGCATATCGAATTAAGGTTGCCAAAGATAAAGCAGATTTAGTCACCTCCTTAACCTCATCGGACAACAAAACCGGCGTATTTCGTCACTTTACTGATGTTCTCGTTTTTGCTGCCGCCTTGGGTGCAAAACGCAAAAAACGAGTTCCCCTCGGCGCAATTTCTAAAACCGAACCGGGTCCAATAGACATCGATACCTTTGTCACGAAAGGATATGATTTGGTGATTAAATTGCTGGCGATCGCCGAAACCAAAGACTCCAAAATTATCGCCCCCAACGACCCCGATTCTGAAGAAAAACGCGCGCATATCTTTGAAGAATATGCCAACGGCGGCCTAGAAATCCTCCGCGAAGAGTTACGGGGTGCTGTAGACTATACCGAACGAATCCTTCTCATTCTCCTCTCAGAACGCTTCAAAAAAACCACCTCAGAACCCGATGATTTTGACCTCAGTCGATTTTTGTAA
- the dndB gene encoding DNA sulfur modification protein DndB, translating into MIRQEQSKIKGGVASGIPSTAHTGRAIVLNTAFEYVLPVVRGIQAGREYYVSMCPLRLLPKLFPLEQVETPPESRGRRSLNRTRVPQITQYILDNPRSYTISAITASIDADITFEPLGTEAEGRKIGRLRVPMDARFTINDGQHRRVAFESALKQNPDLGYETIPLILFLDVGLKRSQQIFSDLNRYPVRSDPALNLLYDHRDDKAALGRGVYQQVEVFRTLTETERSHLSTRSGKLFILPHICQATLTLLADWQGEPLEAQIKQAVDYWNAVSRHIPDWQLVLDRKVSAYEIRRDYLHTQAIALIGLGAVGATLLRTYPDTWQDHLDPLRQVDWSRSHLDWEGRVIFKGQLSQGSNSVMRMTAYLKKRLNLPLTEEEKRLENQ; encoded by the coding sequence TTGATTCGTCAAGAGCAGTCTAAAATAAAAGGGGGAGTTGCCAGTGGGATACCATCTACCGCACATACCGGGAGGGCGATCGTGCTAAATACCGCGTTTGAATATGTTTTACCTGTCGTTCGGGGAATACAGGCGGGACGGGAATACTATGTGTCCATGTGTCCCCTGCGACTCCTGCCGAAACTGTTCCCCCTGGAACAGGTGGAAACGCCGCCAGAAAGTCGGGGGAGGCGATCGCTGAATCGGACAAGGGTGCCGCAAATTACCCAATATATTTTGGATAATCCCCGCAGTTATACTATCTCGGCGATTACCGCCTCTATTGATGCGGATATCACCTTTGAACCCCTGGGAACCGAAGCGGAAGGGCGAAAAATCGGACGCTTGCGAGTGCCGATGGATGCGCGATTTACCATCAATGACGGTCAACATCGGCGGGTGGCATTTGAATCGGCATTGAAGCAGAATCCGGATTTGGGGTATGAAACGATTCCCCTGATTTTGTTTCTGGATGTGGGTTTGAAGCGATCGCAGCAAATTTTTAGTGACCTCAACCGCTACCCGGTGCGATCGGACCCTGCCTTAAACTTGCTGTATGACCATCGCGATGACAAAGCGGCATTAGGGAGAGGAGTATATCAGCAAGTGGAGGTATTCCGCACCCTGACGGAAACCGAACGCAGTCATTTAAGCACCCGGTCTGGTAAACTGTTTATACTCCCCCATATTTGTCAGGCAACCTTGACATTATTGGCAGACTGGCAAGGGGAACCCCTGGAAGCACAAATCAAACAGGCAGTCGATTACTGGAATGCAGTCAGTCGGCATATTCCAGATTGGCAACTTGTATTAGACCGCAAAGTTAGTGCCTATGAGATTCGGCGAGATTACCTGCATACTCAGGCGATCGCCTTAATCGGGTTAGGCGCAGTGGGTGCCACGTTACTCAGGACTTATCCAGACACCTGGCAAGACCATCTGGATCCCTTACGGCAAGTCGATTGGTCGCGATCGCATTTAGACTGGGAAGGGAGGGTGATTTTCAAGGGTCAACTGTCCCAAGGGTCAAATAGCGTGATGCGGATGACTGCTTATCTGAAAAAGCGCTTAAATTTGCCGTTAACGGAGGAAGAGAAGCGTTTGGAAAATCAGTAG
- the aqpZ gene encoding aquaporin Z yields the protein MSITKRCLAEFIGTFWLVFGGCGSAVLAASFPDSNNALGIGLLGVSLAFGLTVMTMAYAIGHISGCHLNPAVSLGLWVGKRFPKTDLVPYISAQIGGGIFAGGLLYLIASGKPGFTLMDGFAANGYGVHSPGGYSMLAALVTEFVLTFMFLFVIMGVTDRRAPQGFAPVAIGLALTLIHLIGIPVTNLSVNPARSIGPAVFVGGWAMAQLWLFLLAPLAGAACAGLVYSTLVGDVKLRRMKLKI from the coding sequence ATGTCAATAACTAAGCGGTGTCTTGCAGAGTTCATTGGAACGTTTTGGTTGGTCTTTGGGGGATGTGGCAGTGCAGTGCTTGCGGCCTCTTTCCCCGATTCAAACAATGCTTTGGGAATCGGACTCTTGGGGGTGTCCCTGGCATTTGGGTTAACGGTGATGACGATGGCATACGCGATCGGTCACATTTCGGGGTGTCACTTGAATCCAGCGGTTTCCCTGGGTTTATGGGTGGGAAAACGGTTTCCAAAAACCGATCTCGTGCCTTATATCAGCGCGCAAATCGGTGGGGGGATTTTTGCTGGGGGACTTCTTTATCTGATTGCCAGTGGTAAACCTGGATTTACTCTCATGGATGGATTTGCCGCGAATGGTTATGGAGTACATTCTCCCGGTGGCTATTCAATGTTAGCCGCTTTGGTGACTGAATTTGTCTTGACCTTCATGTTTTTGTTTGTGATTATGGGAGTAACCGATCGCCGGGCTCCTCAAGGTTTCGCACCCGTGGCGATCGGGTTAGCATTGACCCTGATTCATTTAATTGGCATTCCCGTTACTAATCTTTCAGTCAATCCTGCACGCAGTATCGGACCTGCAGTCTTTGTCGGGGGTTGGGCGATGGCACAACTCTGGTTATTCTTGTTAGCACCCCTGGCCGGTGCCGCTTGTGCTGGACTTGTCTATTCCACACTGGTGGGTGATGTCAAACTGCGGCGCATGAAGCTAAAAATCTAA